The Eptesicus fuscus isolate TK198812 chromosome 17, DD_ASM_mEF_20220401, whole genome shotgun sequence genome has a window encoding:
- the PCBD1 gene encoding pterin-4-alpha-carbinolamine dehydratase — MAGKAHRLSAEERDQLLPNLRAVGWNELEGRDAIFKQFHFKDFNRAFGFMTRVALQAEKLDHHPEWFNVYNKVHITLSTHECAGLSERDINLASFIEQVAVSMT, encoded by the exons ATG GCTGGCAAAGCACACAGGCTAAGTGCTGAGGAGAGGGACCAGTTGCTGCCAAACCTGAGGGCCGTGGGGTGGAACGAGCTGGAAGGCCGAGATGCCATCTTCAAGCAGTTCCATTTCAAGGACTTCAACCGG GCTTTTGGCTTCATGACCAGGGTGGCCCTGCAGGCTGAGAAGCTGGACCACCATCCTGAATGGTTCAACGTGTACAACAAG GTCCACATCACCCTGAGCACCCATGAGTGTGCAGGCCTGTCGGAACGGGACATAAACCTGGCCAGCTTCATCGAACAAGTAGCAGTGTCCATGACCTAG